From a region of the Candida albicans SC5314 chromosome 1, complete sequence genome:
- the RPN1 gene encoding proteasome regulatory particle base subunit (Putative 19S regulatory particle of the 26S proteasome; regulated by Gcn2p and Gcn4p), translating to MAPSQEQSKEQIQSQTSKDQQPTKSDKSKVQKEEELSEEDQHLKDELELLVERLNEPNQDRALYNKYLDALKTFIKESTTSMTAVPKPLKFLRPHYPSLTELYTNWSNQFSAKDVIVIKLADILSVLATTYSDEGNRDSLKYRLLASDDTISDWGHEYMRHLALEIGESFQENLGVDEELVNKLVKLALQIVPFFLKHNAEADAVDLLLEIECIDKLPQFVDENTFARVCLYVTSCVPYLAPPDDVSFLNTAYSIYLSHNQLTQALTLAIKLDDNELIKQVFDSTTDESLHKQLGFILSQQNSNFKYPGENPEVQECISNVKLAEYFQYLVKELNLLDPKVPEDVYKSHLENSKFGLGTSGSIDSAKQNLAASFVNGFLNLGFGNDKLVQTEEDNKSWIYRTKGSGMASTTASLGSIHQWNINEGLQVLDKYTYSEDSEVKAGALLGTGVVSANVHDEVDAAFALLQEYVHEPNKLYQTAAINGLGIAFAGSANEDVLNLLLPLVSDLDISLEISCLAALALGHIFVGTCHGDVTSTILQTLLERDYTQLTNKFIKFMSLGLGLLYMGRTEQAEDVLETIDAIEHPISKTLKVLVNICAFAGTGNVLQIQALLQMCTAKPKDQLEEEKKLEQSEEEQQQQQQNKDTKSNGEGGEEEEDVEMEDAESKNETSENTTASATSTTSSSKEKGDSSSSAAAAAAGDEKAQEGGDDKEDEEEIDEEEELYQGIAVLGLACIAMGEDIGQDMSLRHFGHLMHYGNSLIRRAVPLAMGLVSTSNPQMKVFETLSRYSHDPDLEVAQNSIYSMGLVGAGTNNARLAQLLRQLASYYIKSPDTLFMVRIAQGILHLGKGTLTLTPYNSERTILSKVSLASLLTIAIALLDPRSFILNDSTTETTHQLLYYLTPAVKPRMLVTVDEELKPIKVNVRVGQAVDVVGQAGKPKTITGWVTQSTPVLLNYGERAELENTDEWISLSSSLEGVVILKKNPEYMEIDS from the coding sequence atggcaCCATCTCAAGAACAATCAAAAGAGCAAATCCAATCTCAGACTTCTAAAGATCAACAACCAACTAAATctgataaatcaaaagttcaaaaggaagaagaattatcTGAAGAAGATCAACATTTAAAAgatgaattggaattattagTTGAAAGATTGAATGAACCAAATCAAGACAGGGCATTATATAACAAGTATTTAGATGCtttgaaaacttttatCAAGGAATCGACCACATCAATGACTGCTGTCCCCAAAcctttgaaatttttaagaCCACATTACCCTTCATTAACTGAATTATACACAAATTGGTCCAATCAATTTCTGGCCAAAgatgttattgttattaaatTGGCTGATATATTATCAGTATTAGCAACTACTTATTCTGATGAAGGCAATAGAGATTCTTTAAAATATAGATTATTAGCTTCAGATGATACTATTTCCGATTGGGGACATGAATATATGCGTCATTTGGCTTTGGAAATTGGAGAATCATTCCAAGAAAATTTAGgtgttgatgaagaattggtgAATAAATTGGTGAAATTGGCTTTGCAAATTGTACCATTCTTTTTGAAACATAATGCGGAAGCCGATGCCGTTGATTTGTTATTAGAAATTGAAtgtattgataaattgccacagtttgttgatgaaaatacTTTTGCCAGAGTATGTCTTTATGTCACAAGTTGTGTGCCCTATTTAGCTCCACCAGATGatgtttcatttttaaacaCTGCTTATTCGATATATTTGTCtcataatcaattgacCCAGGCCTTAACATTGGCTATTAAATTAGACgataatgaattgataaaaCAAGTTTTCGATTCAACTACCGATGAATCACTTCATAAACAATTGggttttattttatctCAACAAAATagcaatttcaaatatccAGGTGAAAATCCAGAAGTACAAGAATGTATTTCTAATGTGAAATTAGCTGAATATTTCCAATATTTGgttaaagaattgaatttgttggaTCCAAAAGTTCCTGAAGATGTTTATAAATCTCATTTAGaaaattccaaatttgGTTTAGGTACTTCGGGTTCAATAGATTCAGCTAAACAAAATTTGGCTGCATCATTTGTTAATGGATTTCTTAACTTGGGTTTtggtaatgataaattagttcaaactgaagaagataataaatcatGGATTTATAGAACAAAAGGTTCAGGTATGGCATCTACTACTGCTTCTCTTGGGTCGATTCATCAATGGAATATCAATGAAGGTTTACAAGTCTTGGATAAATATACTTATTCTGAAGATTCAGAAGTGAAAGCAGGTGCATTATTGGGAACTGGTGTAGTGTCGGCTAATGTTCATGATGAAGTCGATGCTGCATTTGCCTTATTACAAGAATATGTTCATGAACCAAATAAACTTTATCAAACTGCGGCTATAAATGGGTTAGGTATTGCCTTTGCTGGGTCTGCAAATGAAGATGTTTTAAACTTGTTGTTACCATTAGTTTCTGATTTGGATATCTCGTTGGAAATTTCATGTCTTGCTGCTTTAGCTTTGGGTcatatttttgttggtaCATGTCATGGTGATGTTACGTCAACTATTTTACAAACATTATTGGAAAGAGATTATACCCAATTGactaataaatttattaaatttatgTCCTTAGGTTTAGGATTATTGTATATGGGTAGAACTGAACAAGCAGAAGATGTTTTGGAAACCATTGATGCCATCGAACACCCTATTAGTAAGACATTAAAAGTTTTGGTTAATATTTGTGCCTTTGCTGGTACTGGGAATGTATTACAAATCCAAGCATTATTACAAATGTGTACTGCTAAACCTAAAGATCaattggaagaagaaaaaaaattggaacaaTCTGAGGaggaacaacaacaacaacaacaaaataaagataCCAAATCAAATGGAGAAggaggagaagaagaagaagatgtgGAGATGGAAGATGCTGAATCAAAGAATGAGACTTCTGAGAACACCACTGCAAGTGCTACTTCAACTACTTCCTCCTCGAAAGAAAAGGGGgatagtagtagtagtgctgctgctgctgctgcagGTGACGAAAAGGCACAAGAAGGCGGCGATGACaaagaagacgaagaagaaatagacgaagaagaagaattatatCAAGGAATTGCTGTCTTGGGTTTAGCATGTATTGCTATGGGTGAAGATATTGGTCAAGATATGTCATTACGTCATTTTGGACATTTGATGCATTATggtaattcattaattagAAGAGCAGTTCCATTGGCTATGGGATTAGTGTCTACATCTAATCCACAAATGAAAGTTTTTGAAACTTTATCACGTTATTCACATGATCCAGATTTAGAAGTTGCCCAAAATTCCATTTATTCCATGGGTCTTGTTGGTGCTGGTACTAATAATGCTAGATTGGCTCAATTATTAAGACAATTGGCTTCTTATTATATTAAATCACCAGATACTTTATTTATGGTAAGAATTGCTCAAGGTATTTTACATTTAGGTAAAGGTACTTTAACATTGACTCCATATAATTCCGAAAGAACTATTTTATCTAAAGTTTCTTTGGCATCATTATTAACCATTGCTATTGCACTTTTGGATCCAAGATCATTTATATTGAATGATTCAACAACTGAAACTACTCATCAATTGTTGTATTATTTGACTCCTGCGGTGAAACCGCGTATGTTGGTAACggttgatgaagaattgaaaccaatTAAAGTCAATGTTAGAGTTGGTCAAGcagttgatgttgttggaCAAGCGGGTAAACCAAAGACTATTACTGGTTGGGTCACTCAATCTACGCCcgtattattaaattatggTGAACGTGCTGAACTAGAAAATACCGATGAATGGATAAGTTTGAGTAGTTCATTAGAAGGGGTtgttattttgaaaaagaatccAGAATATATGGAAATTGATAgttaa
- the ECM25 gene encoding Ecm25p (Non-essential protein involved in cell morphogenesis), translating into MDRIFYKSDLRDPTTNYPIYIFDTSYLPSPDIINYNEFLITLMSYLPIKPYVLIMFSCGLNKISWIWGIKFIQKILNRRDLKNLIKVYTVHDSWFLKSMTSILQNFNSTRKNLEQLDQLLGAFTFVNDLSDTKNDRQTLVIHCQTLSELSYYLDITNLKISYNIFKHDLQISELKLSMRYQPIIHPLITLNVQKYSIFHHHLYQIFKIVENNGNKVELILYKPGNKFKCDILYQCILRNQLIWINDWDLYSIATVFKRILSELPFPLIDIELIKLPIGDNLQYTFKIFKRLINRLQRHQETQNYDQLLFQILDMCLKIVDNNDITKHTTTTISKGMSYCLSHELVSTNKTNIQIINRFLKNLLEYWSEIRKNFHIYTIDDVIDGKLQTESISTSHETSSYDLSHDITLDQESESSNSSNDDDDDEDIGFIETKDILRNLSLNNDNNNNNNNNNNNSADRTGASTSTSTSTNSFNKPNGFHQRTTSVTNKTIDQINIKKSHKKSLSDVSNLQIQYPPQKYKFTPTTITTTSGGTNSGTTSNTSRRDDNSKAQKKSNVENTSNGNELQSNGNTNSRSGIHSGITTFTPTPTLKKKPVIRGRKVSELAKLFEERSEGIEILRGMT; encoded by the coding sequence ATGGATAGGATATTTTATAAATCGGATCTTCGGGATCCAACCACCAATTATcccatatatatatttgataCATCATATTTACCATCACCCgatataataaattataatgaatttttaataacTTTAATGAGTTATTTACCGATAAAACCATATGTTTTAATTATGTTTAGTTGTggattaaataaaatatcatGGATTTGGGGCATTAAATTTATACAAAAAATCTTGAATCGAAGagatttaaaaaatttaattaaagtCTATACTGTTCATGATAGTTggtttttaaaatcaatgacttcaatattacaaaatttcaattcaacaagGAAAAATTTAGAACAATTAGATCAATTATTAGGTGCATTTACATTTGTCAATGATTTATCTGATACCAAGAATGATAGACAAACTTTAGTTATTCATTGTCAAACATTAAGTGAATTGAGTTATTATTTAGATATaaccaatttgaaaatatcttataatattttcaaacatgatttacaaatttccgaattgaaattatcaatgaGATATCAACCAATTATTCATCCCTTAATTACATTAAATGTTCAAAAATATTCGATTTTCCATCATCATTTatatcaaattttcaaaatagtAGAGAATAATGGCAATAAAGTGGAATTGATATTATATAAACCAGgaaataaattcaaatgtgATATTTTATATCAATGTATTTtaagaaatcaattgatttggatAAATGATTGGGatttatattcaattgcTACCGTATTTAAAAGGATTTTACTGGAATTACCTTTCCCTTTAATagatattgaattgattaaattacCCATAGGAGATAATTTACAATAtacttttaaaattttcaaaagattAATTAATAGATTACAAAGACATCAAGAAACTCAAAATTatgatcaattattatttcaaattttagATATGTGTTTAAAAATTGTCGACAATAATGACATTACCAAAcatacaacaacaacgataTCAAAAGGTATGTCATATTGTTTGAGTCATGAATTAGTATCAACCAATAAGACAAacattcaaattatcaatcGTTTTCTTAAAAATTTACTTGAATATTGGTCAGAAATAAGGAAAAATTTCCATATTTATactattgatgatgttatTGATGGAAAACTTCAAACTGAATCTATCTCAACAAGTCATGAAACTTCATCTTATGATTTGAGCCATGATATAACATTAGATCAAGAAAGTGAaagtagtaatagtagtaatgatgatgatgatgatgaagatattgGTTTTATTGAAACTAAAGATATTTTACGAAATTTATCCTTAaataatgacaataataacaacaacaacaacaacaacaacaattctGCAGATAGAACTGGTGCGAGTACTAGTACTAGTACTAGTactaattcttttaataaacCAAATGGATTTCATCAACGTACAACATCAGTAACtaataaaacaatagaccaaatcaatataaaaaaatctcATAAGAAATCATTATCTGATGTATCTAATTTACAAATCCAATATCCTCCtcaaaaatacaaatttaCCCCAACTActatcaccaccaccagcgGCGGTACCAACAGCGGCACCACCAGCAATACTTCAAGAAGAGACGATAATTCAAAAGCtcaaaagaaatcaaatgtGGAAAACACCAGCAATGGTAATGAATTACAACTGAATGGTAATACTAATAGTCGTAGTGGTATTCATAGTGGTATAACTACATTTACACCTACACCAacattgaagaaaaaaccTGTAATTAGAGGTAGAAAAGTTAGTGAATTGgctaaattatttgaagaaagaagtgaaggtattgaaattttacGAGGCATGACTTAG